In Dyadobacter subterraneus, a single genomic region encodes these proteins:
- a CDS encoding hydrogen peroxide-inducible genes activator, translating into MNIQQLEYIVAVDNHRHFVQASEHCNVTQPTLSMMIRKLEDELSVKIFDRTKQPIVPTAIGRLIIDQAKTILFEARQMAEIAKHFNGDLSGELRIGIIPTVAPYLLPHLVQPFIENYPNIRLHVSEMITERIITELKLGNLDVGIVASLSGDSGLQEIPLYKEIFYAYVSENTDLFSKEYILPGDIEPNDLWLLEEGHCFRTQIQRLCELSRSSQFGNSFQYRSGSIETLIRMVEKNGGITILPELAVLELSEERKKHIRHFQWPEPAREVCLVVNREQVKTRLIDALKTGIMDYAPREIYDKKVEMRIY; encoded by the coding sequence ATGAATATTCAGCAACTGGAATATATAGTAGCCGTTGATAATCATCGTCATTTTGTTCAGGCTTCCGAACATTGTAATGTCACTCAACCGACATTATCGATGATGATAAGAAAACTTGAAGATGAATTAAGTGTAAAAATTTTCGATCGTACCAAGCAGCCGATTGTTCCAACAGCCATTGGAAGACTGATAATTGATCAGGCCAAAACGATACTTTTTGAAGCGCGCCAGATGGCCGAAATTGCCAAACATTTCAACGGCGATCTGTCAGGGGAACTTCGGATTGGTATCATTCCTACCGTTGCTCCGTATCTGCTTCCGCATCTGGTGCAACCCTTTATTGAAAATTATCCAAACATACGTCTCCATGTTTCCGAAATGATTACGGAGCGGATTATTACCGAATTGAAACTTGGAAATCTTGACGTAGGCATTGTAGCATCACTATCCGGGGATAGCGGCTTACAGGAAATTCCTTTGTATAAAGAAATATTTTATGCTTATGTTTCTGAAAATACGGATTTGTTCAGCAAGGAATATATTCTTCCGGGTGATATTGAACCAAATGATTTATGGCTTTTAGAAGAAGGTCATTGCTTCCGAACCCAGATCCAGCGTTTGTGTGAATTAAGCAGAAGCAGCCAGTTTGGAAACAGCTTTCAGTACCGGTCGGGCAGTATAGAGACGCTGATACGTATGGTAGAAAAAAATGGAGGTATTACAATTCTTCCTGAACTGGCTGTGCTGGAATTGTCGGAAGAAAGAAAAAAACATATCAGACATTTTCAATGGCCCGAACCCGCGCGTGAAGTGTGCCTGGTTGTGAATCGTGAACAAGTAAAAACACGCTTGATTGACGCGCTTAAAACCGGTATCATGGATTACGCTCCAAGAGAAATTTATGACAAGAAAGTTGAAATGCGTATTTATTAA
- a CDS encoding globin — MEGLSLYDRIGGEETLRLLTDRFYDHVFAHELISRLFKSDKDEIKEKQRLFLTQFLGGPALYSEVFGHPRLRARHIPHPITEEDAIAWLTCMDRAISSLTISDDLKKELFSRFPQSALFMVNS, encoded by the coding sequence ATGGAAGGACTATCATTATACGACCGTATAGGCGGGGAAGAAACTTTGAGATTGTTGACGGATCGTTTTTATGATCACGTGTTTGCACATGAGCTCATCTCCCGACTTTTTAAAAGCGATAAAGATGAAATCAAGGAAAAACAGCGCCTCTTTCTCACCCAATTTTTAGGCGGTCCTGCTTTATATTCAGAAGTGTTTGGTCACCCCAGATTAAGAGCCCGCCATATTCCACATCCGATTACAGAAGAAGATGCAATTGCGTGGCTAACATGCATGGACAGAGCAATTTCGTCTCTGACAATCAGTGATGATCTGAAAAAAGAACTTTTCAGCCGGTTTCCACAATCCGCTTTGTTTATGGTAAATAGCTAA
- the mtgA gene encoding monofunctional biosynthetic peptidoglycan transglycosylase, producing MLRRFLLYAFKFLIYFFAFSIIWVVVLKFVPVWVTPFMISRKIDAFRVDEDTKIYKDWESYDNISKEAALAVVASEDQNFPNHWGFDFDEIYDAMTEKRKRVRGASTISQQVAKNVFLWHGRSYIRKGLEVYFTVLIELIWDKQRILEVYLNVAEMGKMTFGVEAASQRFYKKSAKDLSRYEAARIAAVLPNPVRFSIKNPSPYVNKRTNQIVRQMKYLGGRNYIADL from the coding sequence ATGCTCCGCCGTTTTCTGTTATATGCGTTTAAATTCCTGATTTACTTTTTTGCTTTTTCCATCATTTGGGTCGTGGTTTTGAAATTTGTTCCTGTGTGGGTAACACCTTTTATGATCTCGCGAAAAATAGATGCGTTTAGAGTAGATGAGGATACTAAAATTTATAAGGATTGGGAATCTTACGATAATATTTCAAAAGAAGCGGCACTGGCCGTAGTTGCCTCCGAAGACCAGAATTTCCCGAACCACTGGGGATTTGATTTCGATGAAATTTATGATGCAATGACTGAGAAGCGGAAACGGGTTCGTGGCGCCAGTACCATTTCACAACAGGTTGCCAAAAATGTTTTTTTGTGGCACGGCAGAAGTTATATCAGGAAGGGGTTGGAAGTTTATTTCACGGTTTTAATAGAATTGATCTGGGACAAACAACGGATTCTGGAAGTATATCTGAATGTGGCCGAAATGGGAAAAATGACATTTGGCGTGGAAGCTGCTTCCCAACGATTTTACAAAAAATCTGCTAAGGATTTATCCCGTTATGAAGCTGCAAGAATCGCAGCGGTTCTGCCTAATCCGGTTCGGTTTTCCATCAAGAATCCTTCCCCATATGTCAATAAAAGGACAAACCAGATTGTACGCCAAATGAAATATCTGGGTGGGAGAAATTATATTGCTGACTTGTAG
- a CDS encoding glycerophosphodiester phosphodiesterase produces the protein MKYPFLKFSIYLLLFLFLTNLTVHAQDNTIHLIAHRGGVVDSTFTENGFPALKKAKENKYDMIETDVRVTKDGVLIANHDANFERYYGLKEKVTDMNWAEIQKLSSKLDGNAPLKLETVFQFCSKNKMNVMLDNKIEGPNTAVFNQLLALLDQYHLRENALMIGTDASTEFFTGKIKLSCTRKQLEENKTRKDYKPGHYFLFERPAKITQDDVNWAKDNGILTVAAINKYHYKNSENMYKEAKDDCGKMMSFGVKYFQIDSEFAVFLK, from the coding sequence ATGAAATATCCTTTTCTTAAATTTTCAATATACCTGCTCCTGTTTTTATTTCTGACCAATCTGACGGTTCATGCTCAGGATAACACCATCCATCTAATAGCTCATAGAGGTGGAGTTGTCGACAGCACCTTCACTGAAAATGGCTTTCCTGCTTTGAAAAAAGCAAAGGAAAATAAATATGATATGATTGAAACGGATGTACGCGTTACAAAAGATGGCGTGCTAATTGCTAACCATGATGCAAATTTTGAAAGATACTATGGATTGAAAGAAAAAGTTACAGACATGAACTGGGCAGAAATTCAAAAACTTTCCAGTAAACTGGATGGAAATGCTCCGTTAAAACTGGAAACGGTTTTTCAATTTTGCAGTAAAAACAAGATGAATGTAATGCTGGATAATAAAATTGAAGGACCGAACACAGCAGTATTTAACCAACTGTTGGCACTGCTTGATCAATATCATTTACGGGAAAATGCGTTAATGATCGGTACAGATGCTTCTACGGAATTTTTTACCGGCAAAATAAAACTTAGCTGTACAAGAAAACAGCTTGAAGAAAATAAAACCAGGAAAGATTACAAACCAGGACATTATTTCCTGTTTGAACGTCCGGCAAAAATTACACAAGACGATGTTAACTGGGCAAAGGATAACGGAATTTTGACTGTTGCGGCAATCAACAAATACCATTACAAAAATTCAGAGAATATGTACAAGGAAGCAAAAGACGATTGCGGCAAAATGATGTCTTTTGGAGTAAAATATTTTCAGATTGATTCTGAGTTCGCAGTTTTTCTAAAATAG
- a CDS encoding STN and carboxypeptidase regulatory-like domain-containing protein, which produces MIVALSLMLSVCHAQNLLNKSVSISVRNKPVSDVLKIIGDQGNFSFSYNSDIIPGDSLVTITMHSKSVKQILEMMLRGNYQYKESGDFIIIQKTPKEKFYHLTGQIIDSESGKTVDYASVYSRQLLVSSLTDEEGIFKLKMRDRNFPISLTVSKVGYADTTIIVNSEFSLPLNITINPKAIDLDTLIVIYSEGGNSWLTRLFVSSRVRLQSRNISRFFVALPYQISLTPGLSSHGRMSSQIVNKLSINIYGGYTAGVNGVEIGGLFNISKKDVRYLQMATTFNAVSGHFTGVQVVGIYNQVLDSLVGVQISGFAGWTKGNLKGVQMAGILNKISGNLKGVQISGGGNITKGKTNGGQVSGIFNKSGKEIHGFQIAGGVNIGNENVFGPQISGIGNISKRETNGLQVGSLFNYTKNLKGVQIGIVNLADSSSGYSFGLLNIVKKGKGAIVVYGNEILPLNLAWKSGSKKLYNIFTIGSSIGGSKAYTFGFGIGREFKISKNLTLNTEITDQNIYLGRWRDLPVLYRFQTGLNIKLNKSLTLSAGPAFSMFYSEQKEFNSNYQSFSDKGFLRFKMSRNTQAWLGWQGGLSWNYGSIF; this is translated from the coding sequence ATGATTGTAGCATTATCCTTGATGCTATCGGTTTGTCATGCCCAGAATTTATTGAATAAAAGCGTTTCCATTTCCGTCAGAAATAAACCGGTTTCTGATGTGTTAAAAATTATTGGAGACCAGGGGAATTTTAGTTTTTCCTACAATAGCGACATTATTCCGGGAGATAGTCTGGTTACAATCACAATGCATTCGAAATCTGTGAAACAGATTTTGGAAATGATGCTCCGGGGAAACTATCAATACAAGGAATCGGGAGATTTTATTATCATACAAAAAACGCCGAAAGAGAAATTTTATCATTTAACAGGACAAATCATTGACAGTGAATCCGGAAAAACTGTGGATTATGCCAGTGTTTATTCCCGGCAACTTCTGGTTTCTTCTTTAACTGATGAGGAAGGTATTTTTAAACTGAAAATGCGTGACAGGAATTTCCCTATATCATTAACAGTCAGTAAAGTAGGTTATGCAGATACTACGATAATTGTAAATTCAGAATTTTCTTTACCTTTAAATATCACGATAAATCCAAAAGCGATTGATCTTGATACACTGATTGTCATATATTCTGAAGGTGGCAACTCCTGGCTAACGAGATTATTTGTTTCTTCCCGCGTGCGTCTGCAAAGCCGGAACATCAGCAGGTTTTTTGTAGCATTACCTTACCAGATTTCTTTGACACCGGGTTTAAGCTCACATGGAAGAATGAGTTCGCAGATTGTGAATAAGCTTTCCATTAATATCTACGGCGGTTATACGGCCGGCGTAAATGGTGTTGAAATTGGAGGTCTTTTCAATATTTCAAAAAAGGATGTAAGGTATTTGCAAATGGCTACAACTTTCAACGCCGTTTCCGGACATTTTACAGGTGTGCAAGTGGTTGGTATTTACAATCAGGTTCTGGATTCCCTGGTTGGCGTACAGATATCGGGCTTTGCGGGTTGGACAAAAGGCAATTTAAAGGGTGTTCAGATGGCTGGAATATTAAACAAAATTTCAGGAAATTTGAAAGGCGTCCAGATTTCTGGTGGCGGCAATATTACAAAAGGAAAAACAAATGGTGGACAAGTCAGCGGAATTTTCAATAAATCCGGAAAGGAAATACACGGGTTTCAGATTGCGGGCGGTGTGAATATTGGAAACGAAAATGTTTTCGGGCCGCAAATCAGCGGAATTGGTAATATTAGTAAAAGGGAAACAAATGGCTTGCAAGTGGGTAGCTTATTTAATTATACCAAAAATTTAAAAGGAGTTCAGATCGGGATCGTCAATCTGGCTGACAGCTCGTCTGGTTACAGTTTTGGATTGCTTAATATTGTGAAGAAGGGTAAAGGTGCAATTGTAGTTTACGGAAATGAAATATTGCCCTTAAATCTGGCCTGGAAATCGGGAAGCAAAAAGCTCTATAATATTTTCACGATCGGCTCTTCGATAGGAGGCAGCAAGGCTTATACATTCGGTTTCGGTATTGGAAGGGAGTTTAAAATCAGTAAGAATTTAACACTGAATACTGAAATTACGGATCAAAATATCTATTTGGGAAGATGGAGAGATCTGCCGGTACTGTATCGTTTCCAAACCGGATTAAATATCAAACTAAATAAATCGCTTACACTGAGTGCCGGACCTGCTTTCTCTATGTTTTATTCAGAACAAAAAGAATTTAACAGCAACTATCAATCCTTTTCTGATAAAGGATTTTTACGGTTTAAAATGAGCCGGAATACGCAGGCATGGTTGGGCTGGCAAGGTGGGCTGAGTTGGAATTATGGGTCAATTTTCTAG
- a CDS encoding catalase codes for MSDEKKKLTTASGKPYTEHENSQTVGPRGPILLQDFILHEKMAHFNRERIPERVVHAKGSGAYGTFTVTHDITKYSKAKLFNEIGKQTKTFLRFSTVGGEKGSADTERDPRGFALKFYTEDGNWDIVGNNTPVFFIKDPKKFSDFIHTQKRDPRTNCKSATMMWDFWSLNPESLHQVMILFSDRGTPYSYRHMHGFGSHTFSMINSENERVFVKFHFKTQQKIKNFTDSEAGRMKGMDADWAQRDLVDAIDNGDFPKWDVKIQVMTEEETQTFRWNPFDVTKIWPQGEYPLIDVGTLELNQIPSNYFAEVEQAAFAPAHIVDGIGYSPDKMLQGRLLSYPDAQRYRLGANYEQLPVNRCPYATNNYQRDGAMRLDGNGGGSPNYFPNSFDNIEIDYTYKEPAEKMNSLVADWYDRNGENDHYTQAGDLFRKVFNDEERTTQVNNFLGSLKNVSGPKRELILNRQLCHFFRADPELGARIAQGLGIEIDEKMFAHKG; via the coding sequence ATGTCAGACGAAAAGAAAAAATTAACCACAGCTTCCGGTAAACCTTACACGGAGCATGAAAATAGTCAGACCGTTGGACCAAGAGGCCCCATTTTATTGCAGGATTTCATTTTGCATGAGAAAATGGCTCATTTTAACCGCGAACGTATACCTGAGCGCGTGGTGCATGCAAAAGGATCCGGCGCATATGGCACTTTCACCGTTACGCACGATATTACAAAATATAGCAAAGCCAAATTGTTTAATGAGATCGGCAAGCAGACCAAAACTTTTCTCCGTTTTTCAACGGTAGGAGGAGAAAAAGGCTCAGCAGATACAGAACGTGATCCAAGAGGTTTTGCTTTGAAATTTTACACTGAGGACGGAAACTGGGATATTGTAGGAAATAATACTCCGGTATTTTTTATCAAGGATCCGAAGAAATTCAGTGACTTCATACACACACAGAAACGTGACCCGCGCACAAATTGTAAAAGTGCTACGATGATGTGGGATTTCTGGTCGTTGAATCCGGAAAGTCTTCACCAGGTTATGATACTTTTCAGTGACCGGGGAACGCCATATAGTTACCGCCATATGCATGGATTTGGAAGTCATACTTTCTCCATGATCAACTCCGAAAACGAACGTGTTTTTGTGAAATTCCATTTCAAAACCCAGCAGAAAATCAAAAATTTTACAGATTCGGAAGCTGGAAGAATGAAAGGAATGGATGCGGATTGGGCACAGCGTGATCTTGTTGATGCAATTGATAATGGTGATTTCCCAAAATGGGATGTGAAAATCCAGGTAATGACGGAGGAGGAAACACAGACTTTTCGCTGGAATCCGTTTGATGTTACCAAAATCTGGCCTCAAGGAGAGTATCCGTTAATTGATGTCGGAACGTTGGAATTAAATCAAATTCCGTCCAACTATTTTGCAGAAGTTGAACAGGCCGCTTTTGCGCCGGCTCACATTGTGGACGGAATTGGTTATTCTCCCGACAAAATGTTGCAGGGACGCCTGCTTTCTTACCCGGATGCGCAGCGTTACAGATTGGGTGCTAATTATGAGCAGTTACCTGTGAACCGTTGTCCTTATGCAACCAACAATTATCAGCGCGATGGTGCGATGCGTCTGGACGGCAATGGCGGCGGATCACCAAATTATTTCCCAAACAGTTTTGATAACATTGAAATAGATTACACCTATAAGGAGCCTGCCGAAAAGATGAATTCTCTGGTAGCTGATTGGTATGATCGTAATGGTGAAAATGATCATTATACCCAGGCAGGAGATTTGTTCAGAAAAGTGTTCAATGACGAAGAAAGAACTACTCAGGTAAATAATTTTTTAGGCTCATTAAAAAATGTTAGCGGACCGAAACGTGAATTGATTTTGAACCGCCAGCTATGTCATTTCTTCCGGGCAGACCCGGAATTAGGCGCACGTATCGCACAAGGATTGGGTATCGAAATTGACGAAAAAATGTTCGCCCACAAAGGTTAA
- a CDS encoding CCA tRNA nucleotidyltransferase, with the protein MNFKEQLINYPILEIVAQASSELGVEAYIIGGFVRDLILKRPSKDIDIVSIGSGIELAELVAQQLGPDVHVSIFKTFGTAQIRQGDLEVEFVGARKESYSPDSRKPAVEDGTLKDDQNRRDFTINAMGISLSRSNFGELIDPFEGMRDLRKKIIRTPLEPGITFSDDPLRMMRAIRFATQLNFDIEPDTFDAIISMKDRISIVSMERISDELNKIILSPVPSYGFKLLYHAGLLAIIFPEMIELLGVETIEGKGHKDNFYHTLQVLDNVSENTDDLWLRWAAILHDIAKPATKRFDKKVGWSFHNHEEVGARMVPVIFRRMKLPQNEKMRFVKKLVRLHLRPIVLSREEITDSAMRRLLVEAGEDIEALMKLCRADITSKNPDKVKKFLHNFDIVEQKLKDLEERDKLRSFQPVITGEIIIETFGLKPSREVGVMKEIIREAILEGIIPNEYEQAYAFMVEEGKKMGLTVQ; encoded by the coding sequence ATGAATTTTAAAGAACAGTTAATAAATTACCCGATACTGGAAATAGTAGCCCAGGCTTCGTCAGAGCTGGGTGTTGAAGCATATATAATTGGTGGTTTCGTTCGTGACCTGATACTTAAAAGACCAAGTAAAGATATTGATATCGTTTCCATCGGAAGCGGAATAGAGCTGGCAGAGCTTGTTGCTCAGCAACTTGGACCAGATGTGCATGTAAGTATTTTTAAAACTTTTGGTACAGCACAAATTCGTCAGGGCGATCTTGAAGTTGAATTTGTGGGTGCGAGAAAAGAATCATATAGTCCGGATTCCCGCAAACCTGCGGTAGAAGATGGTACCTTAAAAGACGATCAGAACCGCCGGGATTTCACGATCAATGCCATGGGGATAAGTCTTAGCCGAAGCAATTTTGGTGAACTTATCGATCCTTTTGAAGGCATGCGAGATCTTCGTAAAAAAATAATTCGTACGCCTTTGGAGCCTGGAATTACCTTTTCAGATGATCCGTTGCGTATGATGCGCGCAATCCGGTTTGCTACACAACTTAATTTTGATATTGAACCCGATACTTTTGATGCGATCATCAGCATGAAAGACCGGATCAGTATTGTTTCCATGGAGCGGATTTCGGATGAATTGAATAAAATAATTTTGTCGCCGGTTCCTTCCTATGGCTTCAAACTTTTATATCATGCGGGACTTCTGGCAATCATTTTTCCTGAAATGATTGAGCTGCTGGGCGTTGAAACGATCGAAGGAAAAGGGCATAAGGATAATTTCTATCACACTTTGCAGGTGCTGGACAATGTATCTGAAAATACGGATGATCTTTGGTTGCGCTGGGCCGCTATTTTGCATGACATCGCAAAGCCTGCAACAAAACGATTTGATAAAAAAGTTGGCTGGTCCTTTCATAATCATGAAGAAGTCGGAGCGAGAATGGTCCCGGTGATTTTCAGACGAATGAAATTACCTCAGAATGAAAAAATGCGGTTTGTCAAAAAGCTGGTCAGACTGCATTTACGCCCGATTGTTTTGTCGCGAGAAGAAATAACAGATTCTGCTATGCGTCGGCTTCTGGTTGAAGCCGGAGAAGATATTGAGGCTTTGATGAAACTTTGTCGTGCCGATATTACTTCCAAAAATCCGGATAAGGTCAAAAAGTTTCTTCACAACTTTGATATTGTTGAACAAAAACTGAAAGACCTGGAAGAGCGCGATAAACTGAGAAGTTTTCAGCCTGTGATTACCGGAGAAATAATTATTGAAACTTTTGGATTAAAGCCGTCACGTGAAGTAGGAGTAATGAAAGAGATAATACGTGAAGCAATTCTGGAAGGAATTATTCCAAACGAATACGAACAAGCCTATGCATTTATGGTGGAAGAGGGTAAAAAAATGGGTTTAACGGTTCAATAA
- a CDS encoding 2-hydroxyacid dehydrogenase, whose translation MKVAFFSTKSYDKEYFNRFNDDNLHEITFFEVPLNNQTAGLTTGFEAVCVFVNDKIDEETIEIISVNGIKVIALRCAGFNNVDLKAAKSRSVSIVRVPAYSPESVAEHATALILTLNRKTHKAYNRVREGNFSIENLTGFNLSGKTVGVIGTGLIGSSFCKIMLGFGCKVLAYDDIYESPDLISKGVQYKKLDELLTQSDVISLHCPLTPETAHIINANSISKMKNGVMLINTSRGALINAKDAIEGLKSGKIGYLGIDVYEQEADLFFQDLSESVIQDDVISRLISFPNVLITGHLGFFTKEALEEIATITLNNLSDFENGRELLNEIKS comes from the coding sequence ATGAAAGTCGCCTTTTTCAGTACCAAATCATACGACAAAGAATATTTCAACAGATTTAATGATGATAACCTGCATGAAATAACTTTTTTTGAAGTCCCTCTAAATAATCAAACCGCAGGTCTGACGACAGGATTCGAGGCAGTTTGTGTTTTTGTGAATGATAAAATTGATGAAGAAACGATTGAAATAATAAGCGTCAATGGAATAAAAGTCATTGCACTTCGCTGTGCCGGTTTTAATAATGTGGATTTAAAAGCTGCAAAATCCAGAAGTGTCAGCATAGTCAGAGTTCCGGCTTATTCTCCGGAATCTGTTGCAGAGCATGCAACTGCTTTAATTCTTACGCTAAACAGAAAAACGCACAAAGCTTACAACCGCGTCAGAGAAGGGAATTTTTCTATTGAAAACCTGACAGGATTTAATTTATCAGGCAAAACGGTCGGCGTAATCGGAACGGGTTTAATTGGATCCTCTTTTTGTAAAATAATGCTGGGTTTTGGGTGTAAAGTTTTGGCTTATGATGATATTTATGAATCACCAGATTTAATCTCAAAAGGTGTTCAATATAAAAAGCTGGATGAGCTACTAACTCAAAGTGACGTAATCTCACTGCATTGCCCTCTTACCCCTGAAACTGCTCACATTATCAATGCCAATTCCATTTCAAAAATGAAAAATGGCGTGATGCTGATTAATACCAGCAGAGGCGCTTTAATCAATGCAAAAGATGCGATTGAAGGTCTGAAATCAGGAAAAATCGGATATCTCGGTATTGACGTTTATGAACAGGAAGCTGATCTTTTTTTTCAGGATCTTTCGGAAAGTGTTATCCAGGACGATGTCATTTCGAGGCTTATATCCTTTCCAAATGTTTTGATTACAGGCCATTTGGGATTTTTTACAAAAGAAGCGCTGGAAGAAATTGCGACGATTACCCTGAACAATTTATCTGATTTTGAGAATGGGCGAGAATTATTGAATGAAATAAAAAGCTGA
- a CDS encoding DUF2851 family protein — MNEDLLSFIWQFQYFDAANLQTEAGETIQIIRTGHKNTNAGPDFSDARIRIDGVEWIGTVEIHTKSSDWHLHQHSEDGSYESVIMHVVWENDVQIFRPDKTLLPVLSLKGLVRLSILDRYASLMHAQDFYESPGIACQEQFPSVNELQKFSMLDRVLLERLEKKASKVLELYHENQQDWEETAYQWLGQHFGFKLNDPAFLRLTQIIPLKILQKHRSQSIQIEALLFGSAGLIPDKSALDETEDLYIETLRREYQFLANKYRISHLKMNNHEFKFLRLRPAGFPTIRISQFADLITRNGTLFSSITSSENIKSLHHLFSLKQSDYWIYHFQFGKLSKSNVPVMGKDAINLLIINAAVPLLVAYSRQRQQPDFLDKALYLLSEIPAESNRITREWETLGMKVKTAADSQSLIEWYNHYCTNKKCLECTVGAALVRST; from the coding sequence ATGAATGAAGATCTGCTCAGTTTTATATGGCAATTTCAATATTTCGACGCGGCTAATTTGCAGACCGAAGCCGGAGAAACAATTCAGATAATTCGAACGGGCCATAAAAATACGAATGCCGGCCCGGATTTTTCCGATGCGAGAATTCGGATTGATGGTGTGGAATGGATCGGAACGGTCGAAATCCATACCAAATCATCTGACTGGCATCTGCATCAGCATAGCGAGGATGGTTCCTATGAAAGCGTGATTATGCATGTGGTTTGGGAAAATGATGTTCAAATTTTCAGACCCGATAAAACGTTGCTGCCGGTTTTATCACTCAAAGGTTTGGTGCGACTTTCCATTTTGGATAGATATGCATCTTTAATGCATGCTCAGGATTTCTATGAAAGTCCTGGAATTGCTTGTCAGGAACAATTCCCGTCCGTAAATGAATTACAGAAATTCTCAATGCTCGACCGGGTCTTACTGGAAAGACTTGAAAAAAAAGCATCAAAAGTACTCGAACTGTATCATGAGAATCAGCAGGATTGGGAAGAAACCGCCTATCAATGGCTTGGACAGCATTTCGGATTTAAACTAAATGATCCGGCATTTCTGCGCCTTACCCAGATCATTCCGTTGAAAATCTTGCAAAAACATCGCAGCCAATCCATTCAAATAGAAGCATTACTTTTTGGCAGTGCCGGGTTAATTCCAGACAAATCAGCGCTTGATGAAACAGAAGATTTATACATTGAAACACTTCGGAGAGAATATCAATTTTTGGCAAACAAATACAGGATTTCCCATTTAAAGATGAACAATCATGAGTTCAAATTTCTGCGTTTGCGACCAGCCGGATTTCCAACAATACGTATTTCTCAATTTGCAGATCTGATCACAAGAAACGGGACATTATTTTCTTCCATCACCTCCTCTGAAAATATAAAATCGCTTCATCATTTGTTTAGTCTCAAACAATCTGATTACTGGATTTACCATTTTCAATTTGGGAAATTGTCAAAATCCAATGTTCCTGTAATGGGAAAAGATGCAATCAATCTCTTGATTATCAATGCTGCGGTTCCACTGCTTGTCGCATATTCCAGACAACGGCAGCAACCGGATTTTCTGGATAAAGCATTATACCTGCTTTCAGAAATCCCAGCAGAAAGCAACCGAATTACGAGAGAATGGGAAACGTTGGGAATGAAAGTAAAAACGGCCGCCGATTCCCAGTCACTTATTGAATGGTACAATCATTATTGCACCAACAAAAAATGTCTGGAATGTACCGTGGGCGCCGCGCTGGTCCGTTCTACCTAA